The Pseudomonas nunensis genome includes the window AAAATAGTGGCTCCGCTTCTCGCGGCTGACGACTAGGGTGTATTGACCCTCAGCTCTCAGGATTCGCCATGCACCCGTACTTTTCCCTGCAAGGCCGCACCGCTCTGGTGACCGGCGGCACCCGTGGTATCGGCAAAATGATCGCCAAGGCTTATGTCGAGGCCGGCGCGACCGTGTACGTCTGCGCCCGGGATGCCGAGGCCTGCCTGCAAACCGCCGAGGAATTGAGTGCGTTCGGCCTCTGCCACGGCATCGCGGCGAATCTGGCCACCGAAGAAGGCGTGCTGCAACTGGCGACACGCCTGGGCGAAAAGCTCGATCAGCTGGACATTCTGGTCAACAACGCCGGCACCACCTGGGGCGCGCCGCTGGAAAGCTACCCGATCAAGGGCTGGGAAAAGGTCATGCAACTCAACGTGACGTCAGTGTTCAACTGCATCCAGCAGTTCTTGCCGCTGCTGCGCAAAGCAGGTTCTGAAGCCAATCCGGCGCGGATCATCAACATCGGCTCGGTGGCCGGGATTTCGTCCTTCGGTGAACAGGCCTATGCCTACGGGCCGAGTAAAGCCGCCCTGCATCAACTGTCGCGGATTCTGGCGCGAGAACTGGTGAGCCAGCACATCAACGTCAACGTGATCGCACCCGGGCGCTTCCCGAGCAAGATGACCCAGCACATCGGCAATGATGAGCAGGCGCTAGCGGAGGATACGGCGCTGATTCCGATGAAGCGCTGGGGCCGGGAGGAAGAGATGGCGGCGCTGGCGATCAGTCTGGCGAGTACGGCGGGGGCGTACATGACCGGGAATATTATTCCGCTGGATGGTGGGTTTAGTCTCTGAGATTGGCGGTGCGGCCTTCGCGGGCAAGCCACGCTCCCACAGGTTTTATGCCGTGCACAAAAGTTGTGTTCGCTCAAGAACCCTGTGGGAGCGTGGCTTGCCCGCGAAGGGGCCCTACCTGTCACCGCCGATTCCGAGGTCGATCGGGTTATCATGCCCGCCCCTCCCCCGCCTCGACCCCAAACCATGACCTACAGCGTTTCCCCCATCGGCTTCGTGCGCTCCTGTTTCAAGGAGAAATTCGCCATCCCGCGCCAACCGCAACTGGCCCCGGCCGCTCGCGGTGTGCTGGAACTGGTGGCGCCGTTCGATCAGGGCGATGCGGTGCAAGGCCTGGAACAGGTCAGTCACGTCTGGCTGCTGTTCCTGTTTCATCAGGCCCTGGAAGAAAAGCCACGCCTCAAAGTCCGCCCGCCTCGCCTGGGCGGCAATAAATCCATGGGCGTGTTCGCCACCCGCGCGACGCACCGGCCCAATGGCATCGGCCAGTCCGTGGTGAAGCTGGACAAGGTCGAGGCGAATCGCCTGTTCATCTCCGGCATCGACCTGCTGGACGGCACGCCGATTCTCGACATCAAACCTTACGTGCCTTACGCCGACATCATCGATAACGCCTCCAACAGCATCGCCAGCGCCGCGCCGCAGTTGATTCCCGTGCGGTGGGCGGAGGCAGCGCTGCAACAGGCTCACGAGCACGCTCAGCGCCTTGGCGAGCCTTTGGTGGCGCTGATCGATCAATGCCTGGCACAAGACCCGCGTCCGGCGTACCAGATTCCTACACCGGAGCGCGAATATGGCGCGCAGTTCTGGGATCTGGACGTGCGCTGGCATTATCCCGAGGCCGGGGTTATACGCGTCCTCGAGGTCATCCCCGCCTCCAACTGATGTAGGAGCTGTGTAGGAGCTGTGTAGGAGCTGTCGAGTGGAACGAGGCTGCGATCTTTTGATGTTGTTTTTTAAGAGCAAGATCAAAGGATCGCAGCCTCGTTTCACTCGACAGCTCCTACACAGCCCCTACACAGTTCCTACACCGCTTCTACGGGGATTGTGTCGGGCATAAAAAAGCCCCCATTGCCTGCATTGGCAATGGGGGCTTTTCAGTGAGGCGGTGTTCTTACTTCTCGACGAACGCACGCTCGATCAGGTAATCACCCGGCTCGCGCATCCGCGGCGAAACTTTCAGGCCGAAGCTGTTCAACACTTCGCTGGTTTCATCGAGCATGCTCGGGCTGCCGCACAGCATGGCGCGGTCGTCCTGCGGGTTGATCGGTGGCAGACCGATGTCGCTGAACAGCTTGCCGCTGCGCATCAGGTCGGTCAGGCGACCTTCGTTCTCGAACGGCTCGCGGGTCACGGTCGGGTAGTAGATCAACTTGTCACGCAGGGCCTCGCCGAAGAATTCGTTCTGCGGCAGGTGCTCGGTGATGAATTCGCGGTAAGCGACTTCGTTGACGTAGCGTACGCCATGGCACAGGATCACTTTTTCGAAACGCTCGTAGGTTTCCGGGTCCTGGATGACGCTCATGAACGGCGCCAGACCGGTACCGGTGCTGAGCAGGTACAAATGTTTGCCAGGCTTCAAGTCATCCAGCACCAGAGTGCCGGTAGGCTTCTTGCTGATGATGATCTCGTCGCCTTCCTTCAGATGCTGCAACTGGGAAGTCAGCGGGCCATCAGGCACCTTGATGCTGAAGAACTCGAGATGCTCTTCCCAATTCGGGCTGGCAATCGAGTAAGCACGCATAAGCGGGCGGCCGTTGGGCTGTTGCAGGCCGATCATCACGAACTGACCGTTCTCGAAGCGCAGGCCCGGATCGCGGGTGCACTTGAAGCTGAACAGAGTGTCGTTCCAGTGATGAACACTGAGGACACGCTCGTGGTTCATGTTGCTCATGTACGTGGGACTCCTGGAGATTGGGTCTGCGCTGCTCTGCTAGAGAACCAGCCGTGCGCAATTGCATCGCATTCTAATGGCAGCCACAATATCTGTTAACTGGATTATTAAGATAAGGGTTATCGGTTATATAGATATGCGATTTACTCTACGTCAACTTCAAGTCTTCGTCGCCGTCGCTCAGCAGGAAAGCGTATCCCGTGCTGCGGGTCTGCTCAACCTCTCGCAATCGGCGGCCAGCACCTCGATCACCGAGCTAGAGCGTCAGTCCAGCTGCCAGCTGTTCGACCGCGCCGGTAAACGGCTGAGCCTCAACGCCCTCGGAAAACAGCTATTGCCCCAAGCAGTGGCGCTGCTTGACCAGTCCAAGGAAATCGAAGACCTGCTCAATGGCAAGTCCGGTTTCGGTTCGCTGGCGGTCGGGGCGACCCTGACCATCGGCAATTACCTGGCGACGCTGCTGATCGGCAGCTTCATGCAGCGTCACCCGGAAAGCCAGGTCAAGCTGCATGTGCAGAACACCGCCAACATCGTGCAACAAGTCGCCCACTATGAAATTGATCTGGGTCTAATCGAAGGCGACTGCAGCCACCCGGACATCGAAGTGCAGAGCTGGGTCGAGGATGAACTGGTGGTGTTCTGCGCTCCGCAGCATCCGCTGGCCAAACGCGGCATCGCGAGCATGGAAGAGCTGAGTCATGAGGCGTGGATCCTGCGCGAGCAAGGCTCGGGCACGCGGCTGACCTTTGACCAGGCCATGCGTCACCATCGCAGTTCGTTGAACATTCGCCTGGAGTTGGAACACACTGAAGCGATCAAACGCGCAGTGGAATCAGGCTTGGGGATTGGCTGCATTTCGCGGCTGGCACTGCGCGATGCGTTCCGCCGCGGCAGCCTGGTGGCGGTGGAGACGCCGGATCTGGACCTGGCGCGGCAGTTCTATTTCATCTGGCACAAACAGAAATTTCAGACGCCAGCGATGCGCGAATTCCTCGATCTGTGCCGCGCCTTCACCGCCGGGGTTCAGCGCAGCGACGAGATCGTGCTGCCGACTATCGCTTAAAGCAGGATCACCGCCCACACCAGCGCAATCATGGTCAACGCCACGAATTGCGCAGCGCTGCCCATGTCCTTGGCATTCTTGGACAACGGATGCAATTCAAGGGAAATGCGGTCGATGGCCGCTTCTACCGCCGAATTGAGCAATTCGACGATCAACGCCAACAGGCAGACCGCGATCAGCAGCGCTTGCTCGACGCGGCTGACGTTCAGGAAGAACGAAATCGGAATCAAGATAACGTTGAGCAACACCAGTTGCCGAAAAGCCGCTTCACCGGTGAAGGCTGCGCGCAGGCCATCCAGCGAGTAGCCGGAGGCGTTGAGGATGCGTTTTAGGCCGGTCTGGCCTTTAAAAGGTGACATAGAGTAGGCAACTGAACCAAAAAGGAGTGGGAAAGCTAGAGTAAAGAAAGTCAAAAAAGCGTGAATCTGCCGCGCTTTAGTGGCTCGAAATTGACTCAAGTTGTTGCAAGAGCAACGCGGCCTGGGTTCGGGTCCGCACATTCAGCTTGCGGAAGATCGCCGTCACGTGGGCCTTGATCGTCGCTTCGGACACGCTGAGCTCATAGGCAATCTGCTTGTTCAGCAACCCCTCGCACACCATAGTCAGCACCCGGAACTGCTGGGGCGTCAAGCTCGCAAGCCCCTCACTGGCAGCCTTGGCTTCGGCGGAAACACTGACTGCTTCAAACGCTTGGGGTGGCCAGAACACGTCGCCATCGAGCACCGCACGTACGGCTTTCTGAATGACGCTCAAGTCGCTCGACTTGGGAATGAAACCGCTGGCGCCGAATTCCCGGGACTTGACCATGATCGAAGCTTCTTCCTGGGCCGAGATCATGACCACCGGAATCTGCGGGTACTGACCACGCAACAGCACCAGCCCGGAAAAACCGTAGGCCCCTGGCATGTTCAGGTCCAGCAGCACCAGGTCCCAGTCAGACTTTTCGTCGAGGCGGGTTTCCAGTTCGGCAATACTCGCCACTTCCACCAGACGCACATCCGGGCCCAGGCCCAGGGTCAACGCTTGGTGCAGCGCACTACGAAAAAGAGGGTGGTCATCGGCAATCAGGATTTCGTATGTGGCCATTTTTCAAATGATCCTGTTTTTCAAACAACTCAAGGTGCAGCCACGGAGCTGCACCAACAGGGCGCGTTCAACGCCAATTACGTGGCAATCACGTAAAGAAGTCGGCGTATCAAACTTTGGCCGCGCCCTAATCGGCGCCAAGCATGCCCAGCGAAGTCAGGGTGGTCAAGGTGCGTGGCCGCTACAGTTCTTTGCAGTATGGGCGACAATCAGCCGATAGCCGGCGCCGTGTTCTGCACAAAAGGCATCAGCTCGGCGTGGGCCGGCGTTTCGACATTCATATCCAACTGGTGCTTGGCGTCCAGGTAATGCTGGCTGAACACATCGAAGTAAGCATCAAGAGCCGATGCCGCGTCGGTATCGCCCGCCAGATCCAGGCACAAAGCGGCCACTTCGGCGGTGCACAGGTGCTCGCTGCGGGTCGAGCGGCGCAAGCGATAACGCGAGAGTTTCTCCGGGAGCAGGCTGAGGATTGGCAACCGGTCAAAATAAGGGCTTTTGCGGAAAATCTTCCGGGCTTCGGTCCAAGTGGCGTCCAGCAGGATGAACAACGGGCGCTTGGCGCTATCGGCGGCGACGCTGTTGGTCACGCGTTCGGGCTCGACGTACTCGCCCGGAAACACCAGATACGGTTGCCATTGCGGGTCGGCCAACAGATCCAGCAGTTGCTGATCGACTTCGGTACGCGACCAAATGAACGCATGGTTATCGCGGACCACATCGGCGATCAGCCAGCCGGTGTTACTCGGCTTGAACACTTCCTTGTTGGTCATGATCAGGCACACGCCGGAGCGGGTCTCGACCTGCGGGCGCCAGGCGCACAGGCAATGGCTCTCGATCACCCGGCAGGCACGGCAACGCGGCGCCCGCCAGCCACGAGCCTGAATCGGCTTGATGCCTTCCTCTTCGCGCTGATCGCGCAAGCGGGCCACGGCGTTGACCGCAAAGTGGGCAGGAACGGAATTCATCGCAGGCAACGCCGACAGGCAAGGAAAATCGACACAAAAAACACTCGGAAAGGCAGAAAGTGCCGGCAGTTTATCAGAGCGGCCGGCGCAAGCCTGTACCGTCCGGGCCCGCTCCCCTATAATTCGCCGCCACTGAACGCACAGTCATGTGACGGGTCGAAACCACCAGTCACTGAACCAGGAGAGTTTCATGCTGCGCCTTATCGTTCCCACCGCTGCCATTTTGCTGGCGTCGTCCTTCAGCGCTCAGGCTGCTTCCTTGAGTGAGCAGAACCTCAACAGAGAGCTGCGAAACGTCGCCGTACAAAGCAGCGTCGGCACGCCTCGGGCGATCAACGAGGACATTCTCGATCAGGGCTACACCGTTGAAGGCAATACGCTGATCAACCACCTGAGCGTACAAAGCAGCCACGCCGACAAGATGCGCGCCGATCCGAAAGCCGTGTATTTCCAGTTGGGTGCCTCGGTCTGCAACAACCCATCGTTCCGCAAACTGATGGCCAAGGGCGCCGTCATGCGTTACGACTTCACTGAAGTGAAGACCAACCGCTCCGTCGGCTCCGCCAGCTATCAGGAATCGGATTGCCCGAAAGCCACCCCGGCCAAGAAGAAGTAATCATCTGGAATTGGCGCGCCGCTGTTCATCCTCGGCGCGCAGTTCTGCCAGCAAGGCCTGCAAATATCGCGAACGGCGCTCGCCACCGCCCAGACGCCGGCAGCACTCCTCTTCAAGACTCAAATGATTGGTCTCTGCTGACGATTTCAATAATCGATACAGTTGCGCATCGATCTCCAGAATCAATCTGGCCATGATTTCCCGCCTCCCTGCACACCCAAATCCCTGAATAGCTTGAACGTTGCGTACTGCCTTTGACGCAAAGTTGTCGTGTC containing:
- a CDS encoding SDR family oxidoreductase; its protein translation is MHPYFSLQGRTALVTGGTRGIGKMIAKAYVEAGATVYVCARDAEACLQTAEELSAFGLCHGIAANLATEEGVLQLATRLGEKLDQLDILVNNAGTTWGAPLESYPIKGWEKVMQLNVTSVFNCIQQFLPLLRKAGSEANPARIINIGSVAGISSFGEQAYAYGPSKAALHQLSRILARELVSQHINVNVIAPGRFPSKMTQHIGNDEQALAEDTALIPMKRWGREEEMAALAISLASTAGAYMTGNIIPLDGGFSL
- the tsaA gene encoding tRNA (N6-threonylcarbamoyladenosine(37)-N6)-methyltransferase TrmO encodes the protein MTYSVSPIGFVRSCFKEKFAIPRQPQLAPAARGVLELVAPFDQGDAVQGLEQVSHVWLLFLFHQALEEKPRLKVRPPRLGGNKSMGVFATRATHRPNGIGQSVVKLDKVEANRLFISGIDLLDGTPILDIKPYVPYADIIDNASNSIASAAPQLIPVRWAEAALQQAHEHAQRLGEPLVALIDQCLAQDPRPAYQIPTPEREYGAQFWDLDVRWHYPEAGVIRVLEVIPASN
- the fpr gene encoding ferredoxin-NADP reductase — translated: MSNMNHERVLSVHHWNDTLFSFKCTRDPGLRFENGQFVMIGLQQPNGRPLMRAYSIASPNWEEHLEFFSIKVPDGPLTSQLQHLKEGDEIIISKKPTGTLVLDDLKPGKHLYLLSTGTGLAPFMSVIQDPETYERFEKVILCHGVRYVNEVAYREFITEHLPQNEFFGEALRDKLIYYPTVTREPFENEGRLTDLMRSGKLFSDIGLPPINPQDDRAMLCGSPSMLDETSEVLNSFGLKVSPRMREPGDYLIERAFVEK
- a CDS encoding LysR family transcriptional regulator; translated protein: MRFTLRQLQVFVAVAQQESVSRAAGLLNLSQSAASTSITELERQSSCQLFDRAGKRLSLNALGKQLLPQAVALLDQSKEIEDLLNGKSGFGSLAVGATLTIGNYLATLLIGSFMQRHPESQVKLHVQNTANIVQQVAHYEIDLGLIEGDCSHPDIEVQSWVEDELVVFCAPQHPLAKRGIASMEELSHEAWILREQGSGTRLTFDQAMRHHRSSLNIRLELEHTEAIKRAVESGLGIGCISRLALRDAFRRGSLVAVETPDLDLARQFYFIWHKQKFQTPAMREFLDLCRAFTAGVQRSDEIVLPTIA
- a CDS encoding diacylglycerol kinase codes for the protein MSPFKGQTGLKRILNASGYSLDGLRAAFTGEAAFRQLVLLNVILIPISFFLNVSRVEQALLIAVCLLALIVELLNSAVEAAIDRISLELHPLSKNAKDMGSAAQFVALTMIALVWAVILL
- the erdR gene encoding response regulator transcription factor ErdR — translated: MATYEILIADDHPLFRSALHQALTLGLGPDVRLVEVASIAELETRLDEKSDWDLVLLDLNMPGAYGFSGLVLLRGQYPQIPVVMISAQEEASIMVKSREFGASGFIPKSSDLSVIQKAVRAVLDGDVFWPPQAFEAVSVSAEAKAASEGLASLTPQQFRVLTMVCEGLLNKQIAYELSVSEATIKAHVTAIFRKLNVRTRTQAALLLQQLESISSH
- a CDS encoding tRNA-uridine aminocarboxypropyltransferase, producing MNSVPAHFAVNAVARLRDQREEEGIKPIQARGWRAPRCRACRVIESHCLCAWRPQVETRSGVCLIMTNKEVFKPSNTGWLIADVVRDNHAFIWSRTEVDQQLLDLLADPQWQPYLVFPGEYVEPERVTNSVAADSAKRPLFILLDATWTEARKIFRKSPYFDRLPILSLLPEKLSRYRLRRSTRSEHLCTAEVAALCLDLAGDTDAASALDAYFDVFSQHYLDAKHQLDMNVETPAHAELMPFVQNTAPAIG
- a CDS encoding PA3611 family quorum-sensing-regulated virulence factor; the protein is MLRLIVPTAAILLASSFSAQAASLSEQNLNRELRNVAVQSSVGTPRAINEDILDQGYTVEGNTLINHLSVQSSHADKMRADPKAVYFQLGASVCNNPSFRKLMAKGAVMRYDFTEVKTNRSVGSASYQESDCPKATPAKKK